The Tissierella sp. genome has a segment encoding these proteins:
- a CDS encoding acyl-CoA dehydratase activase, with product MYYLGVDVGSVSTNLVLIDNKANVIDKIYLRTKGNPIKAVQEGLKIFKDNYNGIKISGAGTTGSGRQIASTLIGADAVKNEITAHAVAALEIDKNVRTIIEIGGQDSKIIILRNGVVSDFAMNTVCAAGTGAFIDRQAERLEIPIEEFGDYALKSNTAIRIAGRCAVFAESDMIHKQQLGYNKSDIIKGLCDALVRNYLNNIGKGKEITPKIFFQGGVAANKGIKAAFENALGFEVMIPENFNVMGSIGAAIISKSAVEKSGKTNFKGFNLADSKFNSISFECEGCTNRCEVVKINENDHTVGCFGDRCGKWSNKIA from the coding sequence ATGTACTATCTAGGTGTTGATGTAGGTTCAGTAAGTACTAATTTGGTGCTTATAGATAATAAAGCCAATGTAATAGATAAGATTTACTTGAGGACAAAAGGAAATCCTATTAAGGCAGTTCAGGAAGGACTAAAAATTTTCAAGGATAATTATAATGGAATAAAGATTAGTGGTGCTGGAACCACAGGAAGTGGAAGGCAGATTGCTTCAACATTAATAGGAGCAGATGCAGTAAAGAATGAAATAACGGCTCACGCAGTTGCAGCTCTTGAAATTGATAAAAATGTGCGAACAATAATTGAAATAGGGGGGCAGGATTCAAAAATAATAATACTTAGAAATGGAGTTGTCTCTGACTTTGCAATGAATACAGTATGTGCTGCAGGTACTGGTGCATTTATTGATAGGCAAGCAGAAAGGCTGGAAATTCCTATTGAAGAATTCGGAGATTATGCACTAAAATCTAATACAGCAATAAGAATTGCTGGGAGATGTGCAGTATTTGCTGAATCAGACATGATACACAAACAGCAGCTTGGGTATAATAAGTCGGATATAATAAAAGGGCTTTGCGATGCATTAGTTAGAAACTATCTTAACAATATTGGTAAGGGAAAAGAAATTACTCCAAAGATATTTTTTCAAGGAGGAGTTGCAGCAAATAAAGGTATAAAAGCAGCCTTTGAAAATGCACTAGGCTTTGAGGTAATGATTCCAGAAAATTTTAATGTAATGGGTTCCATAGGTGCAGCAATAATTTCTAAATCCGCAGTAGAAAAATCAGGAAAAACAAATTTCAAAGGATTTAATCTTGCTGATAGCAAATTTAATTCTATTAGCTTCGAATGTGAAGGATGTACCAATAGATGCGAAGTTGTTAAGATAAATGAAAATGATCATACCGTAGGTTGTTTTGGAGATCGGTGTGGAAAATGGAGTAACAAGATTGCATAA
- a CDS encoding helix-turn-helix transcriptional regulator: protein MMAKRKISLNELAERVGITNSNLSILKTNKAKAIRFSTLEAICRELQCQPGDILEYSE, encoded by the coding sequence ATGATGGCTAAAAGAAAGATCAGCTTGAATGAATTGGCAGAACGAGTTGGTATTACAAATTCAAATTTATCAATTTTAAAAACTAACAAGGCAAAAGCCATTCGATTTTCTACATTAGAAGCTATTTGTCGTGAGTTACAATGTCAACCAGGAGATATTTTAGAATATTCAGAGTAG
- a CDS encoding DUF2975 domain-containing protein: MEYVKRVKVLKGLLNVIGSFFLLLLFLSMISTIAAIDNNGIKNTVLSFIFSLLFFGCYFMIILALRKVLKSIEEKNPFTTENIIHFKKIGYYILSVGVIDAISNYSKPNYTGIDLIGTPSGSLKPMSLFYIILCLLAFILADVFKMAIDIKDENDLTV, from the coding sequence ATGGAGTATGTTAAGAGAGTAAAAGTTTTGAAAGGATTATTAAATGTCATAGGCAGTTTTTTTCTTCTATTACTTTTTTTATCAATGATTTCTACTATCGCAGCAATTGATAATAATGGAATAAAGAATACTGTTTTATCTTTTATTTTCTCATTACTATTTTTTGGTTGTTATTTTATGATTATACTTGCCTTAAGAAAAGTTCTTAAATCAATTGAAGAAAAAAATCCTTTTACAACTGAGAATATTATACACTTTAAAAAAATTGGATATTATATTCTTTCTGTTGGAGTTATAGATGCCATAAGCAATTATTCAAAGCCAAATTATACTGGTATTGACTTAATCGGTACTCCTTCTGGCTCTTTAAAACCAATGTCCCTCTTTTACATCATCCTCTGTCTTTTAGCTTTTATATTGGCTGATGTTTTTAAAATGGCTATAGACATAAAGGATGAAAATGACTTAACTGTATAG
- a CDS encoding FAD-dependent oxidoreductase, whose protein sequence is MNLNNQKHFHDQPLSYWIASTDVINYPTLQEDINVDIAIIGGGLSGIQCAYQLEKEGLSIAVLESNQVGHGTTGHTTAKITSQHDLIYSKIQNQMGAELSQQYAIANETAIKEIKKIAEENNIDCDYISQSAFVYAQEEEYLQKIHHEVKAASSLGISASYVEEIPFPISIKGAIRFDNQAQFHPLKYLSSLAKVIHEKGVLIFERTRAVDIEEDNGYIITTDQGKKVTAEKAIIASHYPFYNKHGMYFARIYPERSYIVGIKAKEKYPGGMYINTEEPTRSLRHQSTSDGELILVVGESHKTGQGEDTNRHYKALIDYAKDIFTVEDIPYRWSTQDCMTLDGLPYIGHFTSNTPNLYVATGFQKWGMTNSTVSSMILRDLIIKGESPWQDVYNPSRKTIAASAKDFVVENADVAKHLLKGKLSPLDENVHIQNGEGNIMEIDGERVGVYRDEESKLHIVNTTCTHMGCELNWNSAEKSWDCPCHGSRFSYEGKVIEGPAVKPLKAGYDVNTIEKLFTDDF, encoded by the coding sequence ATGAATCTTAATAATCAAAAGCATTTTCACGATCAACCTCTTTCTTATTGGATTGCATCAACAGATGTAATTAATTACCCTACTTTACAGGAAGATATCAATGTAGACATAGCTATAATAGGTGGTGGATTATCAGGTATTCAATGTGCCTATCAATTAGAAAAAGAAGGCTTAAGCATTGCTGTTCTTGAATCCAATCAAGTTGGTCATGGTACTACAGGGCATACGACTGCAAAAATTACATCACAGCATGATCTTATTTATAGCAAGATTCAAAATCAGATGGGAGCAGAATTATCACAGCAATATGCTATTGCTAATGAAACAGCAATCAAAGAAATAAAAAAGATTGCTGAAGAAAATAATATTGATTGTGATTATATCTCTCAATCAGCATTCGTATATGCTCAAGAGGAAGAGTATCTACAAAAAATTCATCATGAAGTTAAAGCTGCATCAAGCTTGGGAATCTCTGCTTCTTATGTAGAAGAAATCCCTTTCCCTATATCTATCAAAGGAGCCATTCGATTTGATAATCAAGCCCAATTTCATCCACTTAAGTATTTGTCTTCTTTAGCAAAGGTCATTCATGAAAAAGGAGTTCTTATATTTGAACGAACTAGGGCTGTAGATATTGAAGAAGATAATGGTTATATTATTACAACTGACCAAGGAAAAAAGGTTACAGCTGAGAAGGCTATTATCGCATCTCATTATCCTTTTTATAACAAACATGGCATGTACTTTGCTAGAATTTATCCTGAACGATCTTATATTGTTGGTATTAAAGCAAAGGAAAAATATCCTGGTGGAATGTATATAAATACTGAAGAGCCTACCCGTTCATTAAGACATCAAAGCACATCTGATGGTGAACTAATACTTGTAGTTGGGGAGAGTCATAAAACTGGTCAAGGTGAAGATACAAATAGACATTATAAAGCATTAATTGATTATGCAAAAGATATATTTACTGTGGAAGACATTCCCTATAGGTGGTCTACTCAGGATTGCATGACCTTAGATGGATTGCCGTATATTGGTCATTTTACTTCAAATACGCCAAACCTCTATGTAGCAACTGGCTTTCAAAAGTGGGGAATGACAAATAGTACAGTCTCTTCTATGATTCTTAGGGATCTTATTATCAAAGGCGAAAGTCCATGGCAAGATGTTTATAATCCATCACGCAAGACTATTGCTGCATCTGCTAAAGACTTTGTAGTAGAAAATGCTGATGTAGCAAAACATCTTTTAAAAGGTAAACTTTCTCCTTTAGATGAGAATGTTCATATCCAAAATGGTGAAGGAAATATAATGGAAATAGACGGAGAAAGAGTCGGAGTATATAGGGATGAAGAAAGCAAACTTCATATAGTAAATACTACATGTACACATATGGGATGCGAATTAAATTGGAATTCTGCAGAAAAGTCTTGGGATTGCCCTTGTCATGGATCTAGGTTTAGTTATGAAGGAAAGGTAATTGAAGGACCAGCAGTAAAACCTCTAAAAGCTGGTTATGATGTGAATACTATAGAAAAACTGTTTACAGATGACTTTTAA
- a CDS encoding LysM peptidoglycan-binding domain-containing protein has protein sequence MNENYQIEQICPPGSFQYTIMAGDTLFSIAQRFNVTVQAIINANPGIDPNRLQIGQIICIPRVTPPCPNGFLYTVVAGDTLFSIAQRFNVTVQAIINANPGINPNFLQIGQVICIPRTTPPTPPCPNGFLYTVVAGDTLFILAQRFNVTVQAIINANPGIDPNFLQIGQVICIPRSTPPTPPCPNGFLYTVMAGDTLFSIAQRFNVTVQAIINANPGINPNFLQIGQVICIPRRCVVVCF, from the coding sequence ATGAATGAAAATTATCAAATAGAACAAATATGCCCACCTGGGAGCTTTCAATATACAATAATGGCTGGAGATACTTTGTTTTCAATTGCTCAAAGATTTAATGTAACTGTGCAGGCTATCATCAATGCCAATCCAGGTATTGATCCTAATAGATTGCAAATAGGCCAAATTATATGTATACCGAGAGTGACACCTCCATGTCCTAATGGATTTCTTTATACAGTAGTGGCTGGAGATACTTTGTTTTCAATTGCCCAAAGATTTAATGTAACTGTGCAGGCTATTATTAATGCCAATCCAGGAATTAATCCAAACTTTTTACAAATAGGGCAAGTAATATGTATACCAAGAACTACTCCGCCAACACCTCCATGTCCTAATGGATTTCTCTATACAGTAGTGGCTGGAGATACTTTGTTTATACTTGCTCAAAGGTTTAATGTAACTGTGCAGGCTATTATTAATGCCAATCCAGGAATTGATCCTAATTTTTTACAAATAGGTCAAGTAATATGTATTCCAAGATCTACACCACCAACACCTCCATGTCCTAATGGATTTCTTTACACGGTAATGGCTGGAGATACTTTGTTTTCAATTGCTCAAAGATTTAATGTAACTGTGCAAGCTATTATTAATGCCAATCCAGGTATTAATCCTAACTTTCTACAAATAGGGCAAGTAATATGTATTCCAAGAAGATGTGTTGTTGTTTGTTTTTAA
- a CDS encoding superoxide dismutase family protein, producing the protein MCHENRTKAYAKIKGGNLYPNIHGVVFFDDVEGGTEVSVEVWGLPLYKPAEGNNQPIGPLGFHLHQNGICETTNPENPFESAGGHYNPTNQPHGNHVGDFPVLFSNNGYARMCFFTDKFKPKDVVDRSVIIHQNPDDYRTQPAGNSGKRIACGVICAAK; encoded by the coding sequence ATGTGTCATGAAAATAGAACGAAAGCATATGCAAAAATAAAAGGAGGGAATTTATATCCAAACATACATGGTGTAGTATTCTTTGATGATGTAGAAGGTGGTACAGAGGTAAGTGTAGAAGTATGGGGATTACCTTTGTATAAGCCAGCTGAGGGAAACAATCAGCCTATAGGACCTTTGGGATTTCATTTACATCAAAATGGGATATGTGAAACAACTAATCCAGAAAATCCATTTGAATCAGCAGGAGGACATTATAATCCTACTAATCAACCTCATGGTAATCATGTAGGAGATTTCCCAGTATTGTTCTCAAATAATGGATATGCGAGGATGTGTTTTTTTACAGATAAGTTTAAACCTAAAGATGTCGTAGATAGGTCAGTAATAATTCATCAGAACCCTGATGACTATAGAACCCAACCTGCGGGGAACTCGGGGAAGAGAATAGCTTGTGGTGTAATATGTGCTGCAAAATAA
- a CDS encoding ABC transporter substrate-binding protein: MKKNILLVLSLVFTLSLLAGCTTKGTSNSLESDTIKVGVNYELSGSVATYGQNLAAGVELAVEEINKNGGVLGKQIELIKVDNKSEDTESANVATRLVTRNNVVLLLGAATSGNTKAASPVAMQNKVPMISASATADDVTIDSNGKVREYIFKTCFSDSFQGVMMAEFALKDLGFKNAAILGDSTSDYAKGLSTAFKETFTSQGGTVLAEEAYQAKDTDFRAVLTSLKSKNPDVLFIPGYYEEVGLIVRQARELGLNVPILGGDGYESPKFTEIAGEGVLNNVYYSSHYSSMDDSAEVVKFNESFKTKYSKEADAFNALGYDLGYFAKDAIERAGEADTEKIKDAIASTKDFKGVTGSVTIDENHNPVKSVTIIEMKDGVPTFLKKLDPK; this comes from the coding sequence ATGAAAAAAAATATATTATTAGTATTATCATTAGTGTTTACATTAAGCCTTCTTGCAGGTTGTACGACGAAAGGTACAAGTAACAGCCTAGAATCAGATACAATAAAGGTTGGAGTAAACTATGAATTATCAGGATCAGTTGCTACTTATGGGCAAAATTTAGCAGCAGGTGTTGAATTAGCTGTTGAAGAAATAAATAAAAATGGTGGAGTACTTGGAAAGCAAATTGAACTTATTAAGGTTGATAATAAATCAGAAGATACAGAATCAGCTAACGTTGCTACAAGACTAGTTACTAGGAATAATGTTGTATTATTACTAGGAGCAGCAACATCTGGAAATACAAAAGCTGCCTCTCCAGTTGCAATGCAAAACAAAGTCCCTATGATATCAGCTTCTGCTACAGCAGATGATGTGACAATAGATAGTAATGGGAAAGTAAGAGAATATATTTTTAAAACTTGTTTTAGCGATTCCTTCCAAGGGGTTATGATGGCAGAGTTTGCTTTAAAAGATTTAGGATTTAAAAATGCAGCAATTTTAGGAGATAGTACATCAGATTATGCTAAGGGACTTTCAACAGCTTTTAAAGAGACTTTTACAAGCCAAGGTGGAACAGTTTTAGCTGAAGAAGCTTACCAAGCAAAAGATACTGATTTTAGAGCAGTTCTAACAAGTCTTAAGAGTAAAAACCCAGATGTATTATTTATACCTGGATATTACGAAGAGGTGGGATTAATAGTTAGACAAGCAAGAGAACTTGGATTAAATGTACCTATATTAGGTGGCGATGGATATGAATCTCCAAAGTTTACTGAAATAGCAGGTGAAGGTGTTTTAAATAATGTTTATTATTCATCTCACTATTCTTCAATGGATGATTCAGCTGAAGTAGTTAAATTTAATGAAAGTTTTAAAACTAAATATAGTAAAGAAGCGGATGCTTTTAATGCATTAGGTTATGACTTAGGTTACTTTGCTAAAGATGCCATTGAAAGAGCAGGAGAAGCTGACACAGAAAAAATAAAAGATGCTATAGCTTCAACTAAAGATTTTAAGGGTGTAACAGGAAGCGTTACAATAGATGAAAATCATAACCCAGTAAAATCTGTAACTATAATAGAAATGAAAGATGGAGTTCCAACATTCTTAAAGAAGTTGGATCCCAAATAA
- a CDS encoding branched-chain amino acid ABC transporter permease, with protein MEQLLQQLINGISLGSIYALIALGYTMVYGIIGLINFAHGDIYMVGAYVGFALTTFLGLGFLPALIISMLVCSILGILIEKIAYKPIRNSTRIAALITAISVSLFLQYTMMYFVKPDTRTFPTVLKSKILTFFDGKVILDVKNIYIVAVTIILMIGLQYIVHRTKIGKAIRAVSLDKDAAELMGIDVNKTISYTFAMGSALAGAAGVLVGVYYNTINPLMGAGPGLKAFVAAVLGGIGVIPGAAFGGFFLGMIETVVTAYGGSIFKDALSFGILILVLLVRPNGLLGKTVKEKV; from the coding sequence ATGGAACAATTATTACAACAATTGATAAATGGAATATCCCTAGGAAGTATATATGCTTTAATAGCACTTGGATATACCATGGTATATGGAATTATAGGATTAATAAATTTTGCTCATGGTGATATTTATATGGTAGGTGCATATGTTGGATTTGCCTTAACAACCTTTCTAGGATTAGGTTTTTTACCAGCTTTAATAATTTCTATGCTAGTTTGTAGCATACTTGGTATCTTAATAGAAAAAATTGCATATAAGCCTATACGTAATTCTACAAGAATTGCAGCTCTTATAACTGCCATATCTGTATCACTGTTTTTACAATATACAATGATGTATTTTGTAAAACCAGATACAAGAACATTTCCAACAGTTTTAAAAAGTAAAATATTAACTTTCTTTGATGGAAAGGTTATCTTAGATGTAAAAAATATTTATATCGTTGCAGTTACAATAATATTAATGATTGGTCTTCAATATATAGTTCATAGAACCAAGATAGGTAAAGCAATAAGAGCTGTATCACTTGATAAAGATGCTGCTGAGCTTATGGGAATAGATGTAAACAAAACTATATCATATACATTTGCTATGGGATCAGCCCTAGCAGGTGCAGCAGGAGTTCTTGTCGGAGTTTACTATAATACTATAAACCCTCTTATGGGAGCTGGTCCTGGGCTTAAGGCCTTTGTAGCGGCAGTACTAGGAGGAATTGGAGTAATTCCTGGAGCAGCCTTTGGAGGATTTTTCCTTGGAATGATAGAAACTGTAGTGACTGCTTATGGAGGATCTATATTTAAAGATGCGCTTTCTTTTGGAATATTAATCCTTGTTCTTTTAGTAAGGCCCAATGGACTTTTAGGTAAGACTGTAAAAGAAAAGGTATAG
- a CDS encoding branched-chain amino acid ABC transporter permease: protein MKKISKKNIIAFLALSLTYLLGLVLIDKGIIDSYLQLNITLIGINIILAVGLNLITGFTGQFSLGHAAFMSIGAYTSAVVTAKLGQPFIVAILVSGVVAAVAGILIGIPTLRLKGDYLAIATLGFGEIVRILILNTDAVGGAIGFNDIPQYTNWTWIFTMTVVTIILVKNFINSYHGRACKSIREDEIAAEAMGVNTTYYKVLAFAIGAFFAGIAGSLYANYFYFIKPDSFGFMKSIDILVIVVFGGMGSIAGSIVGAIALSVISLFLQTIPELRMIIYALILFFIMVYRPTGIMGRDQIKLFKKEVKTNASIESK from the coding sequence ATGAAAAAGATTAGCAAAAAAAATATTATAGCCTTTCTTGCATTGAGTCTAACCTATTTATTGGGATTAGTATTAATAGATAAGGGCATCATTGACTCCTATTTGCAACTTAATATTACTCTTATTGGAATTAATATTATACTAGCAGTTGGTTTAAATTTAATTACAGGATTTACAGGTCAGTTTTCATTAGGACATGCAGCATTTATGTCAATTGGTGCATATACATCAGCAGTGGTTACAGCAAAATTAGGTCAACCTTTTATAGTAGCTATACTTGTCTCAGGAGTTGTGGCTGCAGTGGCAGGAATTCTTATTGGGATTCCAACACTTAGATTAAAAGGAGACTATCTTGCCATAGCTACACTTGGATTTGGTGAGATAGTAAGAATTTTAATATTAAATACTGACGCTGTAGGTGGAGCCATAGGATTCAATGATATACCTCAATATACAAATTGGACTTGGATTTTTACTATGACAGTAGTTACAATAATCTTGGTAAAAAATTTTATAAACTCTTACCATGGTAGGGCATGTAAATCTATTAGGGAAGATGAGATAGCAGCTGAAGCAATGGGTGTGAACACAACTTACTATAAGGTTTTAGCTTTTGCTATTGGGGCTTTCTTTGCTGGTATAGCAGGATCACTTTATGCTAATTATTTCTATTTTATCAAACCTGATTCTTTTGGTTTTATGAAATCTATTGATATATTAGTAATCGTTGTATTTGGTGGTATGGGTAGTATTGCAGGGTCAATTGTTGGAGCAATTGCTTTATCAGTGATATCCTTGTTCCTTCAGACTATACCCGAGCTTAGAATGATAATTTATGCACTTATTCTTTTCTTTATAATGGTATATAGGCCAACAGGAATTATGGGCAGAGATCAGATTAAGTTATTTAAGAAGGAGGTTAAAACAAATGCCAGCATTGAAAGTAAGTAA
- a CDS encoding ABC transporter ATP-binding protein, whose amino-acid sequence MPALKVSNLSKTFGGIKAVTEVSLEVEKGEIVGLIGPNGAGKTTFFNLLTGIYTPTSGEIVYNLNKKVTTKDLKPHKITHYGISRTFQNIRLFKNMSVIDNVLIGFHNSLKYGVATAFFKLPSYYKIENNTYEETSKLLDKFDLLDKKHELAKNLPYGDQRRLEIARALAAKPKLLLLDEPAAGMNPKETAELMELIKWTRKEFDLTVILIEHDMSLVMNICEKIFVFDYGHLVANGVPEEIQKDPRVIKAYLGDEVVEC is encoded by the coding sequence ATGCCAGCATTGAAAGTAAGTAATCTATCAAAGACTTTTGGTGGAATTAAAGCAGTTACAGAAGTAAGCTTAGAAGTAGAAAAGGGAGAAATAGTTGGTTTGATCGGGCCAAATGGAGCAGGAAAAACAACTTTTTTTAATCTGTTAACTGGAATATATACACCGACTTCAGGTGAAATCGTGTATAATTTAAACAAAAAAGTAACAACAAAAGATTTAAAGCCTCATAAAATAACTCATTATGGAATTTCTAGAACTTTTCAAAACATAAGACTTTTTAAAAATATGTCAGTAATTGATAATGTGCTTATAGGCTTTCATAATAGTTTAAAATATGGAGTAGCAACTGCTTTTTTTAAACTACCCTCCTACTATAAAATTGAAAATAATACTTATGAGGAGACATCAAAGCTTCTTGATAAGTTTGATTTATTAGATAAAAAGCATGAGCTAGCAAAAAATCTTCCATATGGAGATCAAAGAAGACTTGAGATTGCTAGAGCTTTAGCAGCAAAACCAAAGTTGCTTCTTTTGGATGAACCTGCTGCAGGTATGAACCCTAAAGAAACAGCAGAACTTATGGAACTCATTAAATGGACAAGAAAAGAATTTGATCTTACAGTTATTTTAATAGAACACGATATGTCTTTAGTAATGAATATATGTGAGAAAATATTTGTGTTTGATTATGGTCATTTAGTAGCTAATGGAGTGCCTGAGGAGATACAAAAAGACCCTCGAGTAATTAAGGCCTATTTAGGGGATGAGGTGGTAGAATGTTAG
- a CDS encoding ABC transporter ATP-binding protein, with translation MLELIDVNIYYDSIHALKNISLKIEEGEIVTLIGANGAGKSTTLKAISGMKKPKTGEIRLNDKNIFFFKAPEIVRLGISHVPEGRRVFSNMSVMENLEMGAFIRTNKMEIKKDYEKVFSLFPRLLERKEQMAGTLSGGEQQMLAIGRALMSRPKLLLLDEPSMGLAPIIVKEIFNIIKDVNKTGTTVLLVEQNAYMALNAADRAYIIKNGEIEMEGNAKDLVKDERIKKAYLEG, from the coding sequence ATGTTAGAACTCATAGATGTAAATATATATTATGATTCTATTCATGCACTTAAAAATATAAGCCTTAAGATAGAAGAAGGAGAGATAGTTACTCTTATTGGGGCAAATGGAGCAGGAAAAAGCACAACATTAAAAGCTATATCTGGTATGAAAAAGCCTAAGACTGGAGAAATTAGGTTAAATGATAAAAATATATTTTTTTTCAAAGCACCGGAGATTGTTAGACTGGGTATATCCCATGTTCCTGAAGGCAGAAGGGTTTTTTCAAATATGAGTGTAATGGAAAATTTGGAAATGGGTGCATTTATAAGAACTAATAAAATGGAAATTAAGAAGGATTATGAAAAAGTTTTTTCTTTATTTCCGAGACTTCTAGAAAGAAAAGAGCAAATGGCAGGAACTTTGTCAGGAGGAGAACAACAAATGCTAGCAATTGGTCGTGCCCTTATGTCAAGGCCAAAACTTCTTTTACTAGATGAACCTTCAATGGGTCTTGCACCCATTATAGTAAAAGAAATATTCAATATTATAAAAGATGTAAACAAGACTGGTACAACGGTACTATTGGTAGAGCAAAATGCGTATATGGCACTTAATGCTGCAGATAGAGCTTATATAATTAAAAATGGAGAAATTGAAATGGAAGGTAATGCAAAAGATCTGGTAAAAGATGAAAGGATTAAAAAAGCTTATCTAGAAGGATAA
- a CDS encoding metallophosphoesterase, with protein sequence MKLLKVLLIIAAVLALIYLYNFNQVSKFRVRDIKIESHKIKNNIKITQITDFHSNHLIDIDKMRMEIEKFNPDFIVLTGDIIDHKDTELDIVTKMLESISKLDKDIYFVEGNHEMRNGLYKDLKNEMERLSIIILENDSKVVMVNGEEINFTGLNFTPGSRAYEEATNYQEATKNLNVDYYNVLLLHSPNNIENLSDSKADLVLSGHAHGGQIRLPIIGSIVAPGQGLFPKHDKGIFKIGNLVLYIDSGLGNSLAPLRAFNPVQFSNITIEPKK encoded by the coding sequence ATGAAATTATTAAAAGTTTTACTTATTATTGCAGCTGTCTTAGCACTTATATATCTTTATAATTTTAATCAAGTAAGCAAATTTAGAGTAAGAGATATAAAAATAGAATCCCATAAGATAAAAAATAATATAAAAATAACCCAGATTACCGACTTTCATTCCAATCATTTAATAGATATAGATAAAATGAGAATGGAAATAGAAAAGTTTAATCCAGATTTTATAGTATTAACAGGTGATATAATAGATCACAAAGATACAGAATTAGATATAGTAACAAAAATGCTTGAGAGTATATCAAAATTAGATAAAGATATTTATTTTGTAGAAGGTAATCATGAAATGAGGAACGGCTTATATAAGGACTTAAAGAATGAGATGGAAAGATTAAGTATAATTATTTTGGAGAATGATTCTAAAGTAGTTATGGTAAATGGAGAAGAAATAAATTTTACTGGACTTAATTTTACTCCAGGGTCTAGGGCATATGAAGAAGCTACAAATTATCAAGAAGCCACTAAGAATTTAAATGTAGATTATTATAATGTTTTATTATTGCATTCTCCAAATAATATTGAAAACCTTTCTGATAGTAAAGCAGATTTGGTATTATCAGGGCATGCCCATGGAGGACAAATCAGACTGCCAATAATAGGGTCAATAGTAGCACCAGGGCAGGGTTTATTTCCTAAGCATGATAAAGGTATTTTTAAAATAGGTAACTTAGTCCTTTATATCGATAGTGGACTTGGGAATAGCCTTGCACCACTGAGAGCCTTTAATCCCGTTCAATTTTCAAATATTACAATCGAACCAAAGAAGTGA